TTTGTCTCCGGTTGTTCCCGATGATTTTGCAAACCATTCTACGGTTCCGGTCCATAACAAATCTTCCTCTCCCGATCTAAGACGTTCAATCCATGGTTTAAGGTCATCATATTCCTGTATGGGGACTCTATTTTGAAAATCTTCAACAGTTTTAATTGTTGAATAATCGTAAAATTTGCCCCAAACTGTGTTTTTTGATTTCTTAATAAGGTGTTTAAATACTTTCTCTTGAGCTTTAACGGGATGTTTTCTAAACCACTCTATTTCAGCTAATCGATTGCGACCATATAGCGCAACTATTGTATTTAGTAGAGACATAATAATGTTACTTTGATACAAATATATGTAAAATCAATTAACAATTAGCAATGTGTAATTAACAATTTTCTTAGGAGCGAGGGCAGAGCCAAGCCAGTTTGAGCTATGCCGAGTGACGACAGAAAATGTAGTGAAACTGAACTATGCCAATGACTACGGCGATTTACTTAGCGAAGCCGAAGTATTGAAAGTAATTAGCAATGTGCAATTGTCAATTAAAAATGAATAATTGTTCATTGTTAATTGCTCATTGCTAATTGCCCCGTAGCTTTTTGATAGTACGTTAGTTTCGTTTTAAATTCGGTTTTTGCGTCTATTAGATTACTGTGTGCTTCTTGCCACTGTGTTTGTGATATTAATAAGTCGGTTAGTAGCTCAGCACCCAATTCGTAGCGTGTTTGACTAAGCTCAAGGTTTTCAGATGCCTGTTTAAGTGCTGTTTCACAAATTGATATTCGCATAAAAGCATCTTGTAAATCTAATTTTGCCTTTTCTGTCTCTAAACTAAGTAGTCTGCTGTTTTTTTCTAACTCTAAATTTTTGATATCGCGTTCTGCTTTTGCTGATTTAACCTTGTATACTCCTTCGCCCCAGTGGAATAGCGGTATTTTCAGAGAAGCCATAATATTAAAACCGTTGCTTTTTTGTTCCATACCCGTAATTTCAATACCTCCAATCCATGAGTAACCTGCACTTACTCCAAAAGTTGGAAGGAAGTCGGCACGGTTCATTTTTATTTGCTCGTTTTGCATATCAATCTGTTTCATCAAAAGAGAGTATTCGGGTCTTTGCGTAACATCTTCATTTCCAACCATCGATAGAGCTTCCGATGAACAATCAATAACAGTATCGGCTACAACAATATCGGTATTAAACTCGAGCCCTAACGCTTGACAAAGTGCCATTTTTGATAATGATAATCCGCTACGGGCTTTCTGCAAATCTAGTGTTGCCTGATTATGTTTTACCATAACTTTTCCAAGTTCGTTTTGATGAACTAAGCCTATGTCAACACTTTTGCGCACAAAGTTTACAAGAGAGTCGAGCATGTCTAATGCCTGGCTTGCCAGTTTAACTTTCTCGTTTACAGAAACATAAGTCCAATATGCTTTATCGGATTCAAAAATTGCATTCATCTCTTGCAGACTCAGATTTTTCTCTGCCATCTGCTTACCCAATTTTGCCATTTTGTTGCCAGTGATTATTTTCCCTCCAGCAAAGATGGGTTGTTGCAAGTTAACTCCTGCCAAATAAGCTCCTTTCAGGGTTAGCTCTAAAGGCATATAACCATATGAATTAAAAACAGGGTTACCGTCCGGACCGTAAATTGGGTGTCCCGTAATAGGGTGGTAGAAATAGTCTGGTACCAATTGTCCCGACATTGGGTCGAGTTTAAAAGTTGGAAGATATAGATCCTGTTTAAATGTATTGGTTAAATATGCCATTGTAGCAGAGGCTGATATCGAAGGCAGATACATTGTGCGAACAGCTTTCCTTTCAGCGTCAGCCTTTTCGATAGTCTTTTCAGCTATCTTCATATTGTGATTGTTCTCAATTGCTAACTCTCTGGCGCGTTCTAATGTAAGAACCTCTTGCGCTGATACTCCAATTGTTATGGATATAAGCAATATTGTATATAATATCTTGTGTCTCATGTAAATTAGTTAAAAGTTATAAGTTATAAGTAGAGACAGGGTATGCCCTGTCTGTACAATAATTTGCATGTGCTGTCGTCTGTACATAATTTTCTCAATCGTTTTCGGTTTTTTCTAAGTTTTAACACGGTAAAAAATAGCATATAATATTGGTACAAAAACTAATGTGATTAATGTTCCTACAATTAAACCGCCAATTACGGCTACTGCGAGGCTTCCGTACATTGGGTCGGTTAGCAGTGGCAACATACCTAAAACTGTAGTTGCCGAAGCCATAATAACCGGTCGTGTTCTCAAAATGGTAGCATTTACAATAGCATTGCGTGGTTGATTGCCCTCTTTAAGCTGTCGTTCAATTTCGTCTAACAGAACAATAGCGTTTTTCACTAACATACCTATCAAACCAATGGTTCCGATAATCGCCACAAACGTGTAAGGTTGCCCAGTCAAAAGAAGTCCGGAGATTACCCCAATCATTGCCATTGGAATACATAGCAATATGATAATTGGTCGCTTGAAGTCGTTAAAAAGTATTACTAAAATCAGAACTATCAGTATAATTGTTACCGGGAAAAATCTAAATATGTTATAAACTGCTGTATGTTGTAGCTCATGCTCTCCCATCCAGCGCAACGAGTAGCCTTCGGGTAACTCAATTGATTCTATCTGTTCACGAATATCGTTACGTGCAACCGCAGGGTTGTACTCACTTTTGGGTTCGCATTGTGCTTGAATGGTTCGTTTGCCATCAACACGGCGTACAATTTGTTCTTCCTTTTCAACATCGATACCCGATGTTACTGAACTCAATGGAACTGAACGTATTATCTCGTTTTTAATATCTTCCAACGATTTTATTCCAATCATTAATCCCGCTAACGTGTTTTTATCAACTGAGTTTACGTTAGGGATCATATTCCACACAGGTATATCGTCAAGTTTTTCGATACTCGAACCGTCTTTATCGGTCATTCTCAATTTTACAGCAATTGGGCGTTCGCCCTCATAAATAGTTCCCAAGGGCACCCCTTCTGTTGCAGTTAGCAGTGCCAAAGCCAAATCTTGACGTGATGTGCTGTTTCTGCGAGCTGCGTCCATTTTATATTGTGCCACTAACGATTTTCCCATGGGCTCCCAGTCAACACCAATGGTAGACTTGTCGATGTATGGGCTTTGGTGCATTATCTCCATAGCTTGGCTTGATAGTTGCCTTAATACAGCTGGGTCTGGCCCAGAAAATTCCGCTTCAACAGTATGCGAAGCTTTAACCGACAGATTATATTTTCGGAAACGAATATTTGCATCGGGATAATTGTTTCTCAAATACTCCTCGAAAATGGGTTTCATTCGGTTAAGTGTTTCGTAGTCCTCGAAATTGACTAACACTTCGCCGTAATTATCAGCAACATCGCCTATTGGACGCACTAAACAGTATCGAGTGGGAGTCATTCCTTGACTTGTGGTGATCAGCACAACTTCGTCGTATTTTAGAAAGTGTTCTGTTATTTCGTGCAAGTCTTTATGCATTCTGCTTGCTGTTGTCCCATAGGGCAACTTATATTCGATGTAAGCCTGACTATAGTTGAAGTCGGGGAAAAACGTTTTCTTTACATTTTTGATATTGTAAATAGCGACTAAAAATAGCAGTAGTGATATTGTTAATGTGGCAAATTTATGATGTAGAAAAAATGTAACAGTTTTTCTTAACCATTTATACAAT
This is a stretch of genomic DNA from Bacteroidales bacterium. It encodes these proteins:
- a CDS encoding TolC family protein, coding for MRHKILYTILLISITIGVSAQEVLTLERARELAIENNHNMKIAEKTIEKADAERKAVRTMYLPSISASATMAYLTNTFKQDLYLPTFKLDPMSGQLVPDYFYHPITGHPIYGPDGNPVFNSYGYMPLELTLKGAYLAGVNLQQPIFAGGKIITGNKMAKLGKQMAEKNLSLQEMNAIFESDKAYWTYVSVNEKVKLASQALDMLDSLVNFVRKSVDIGLVHQNELGKVMVKHNQATLDLQKARSGLSLSKMALCQALGLEFNTDIVVADTVIDCSSEALSMVGNEDVTQRPEYSLLMKQIDMQNEQIKMNRADFLPTFGVSAGYSWIGGIEITGMEQKSNGFNIMASLKIPLFHWGEGVYKVKSAKAERDIKNLELEKNSRLLSLETEKAKLDLQDAFMRISICETALKQASENLELSQTRYELGAELLTDLLISQTQWQEAHSNLIDAKTEFKTKLTYYQKATGQLAMSN
- a CDS encoding efflux RND transporter permease subunit; the encoded protein is MHISELVFRKKNIFYFLIVALFIAGLYSYRYISKLEDPEIVVMIAKVVTVYPGASAHEVEMQVTSVLEDAISELADIESIKSQSTANVSMIDVELKMTVPQEEIEQRWEFLRRKLKNATPKLPKGAQEPMVIDDIGDVYGMFYAMTSDGYSLSEMSDYAQYIKRNLLQVEGVRKVAIYGEQNEVVEIVLSQEKMAQMGILPLQLITTINDYNSSLYAGMLTTGDEQLRVKVSGKANSITDLENIVITGFNQDIFKLSDFAEIVRTYPDPMKNTLHLNNKQAIGISISMESGYNIIDLGERVDKCMSELHAQMPAGYDFEKIFFQPDIVRDAINDFMINLIMSVATVVLILMITMGLRSGLIIGGGLALTVVATFPFLYVTDGTLQRISLGAFIVAMGMLVDNAIVVIDGILVRMQQQGRRSKSTFTIPAKRTAWPLLGATLIAVFAFLPAVLSKDTAGTYVHDLFVVLCISLLLSWVFALTQVPLFSAIFLKIPEKKQNTDPFNTPLYKWLRKTVTFFLHHKFATLTISLLLFLVAIYNIKNVKKTFFPDFNYSQAYIEYKLPYGTTASRMHKDLHEITEHFLKYDEVVLITTSQGMTPTRYCLVRPIGDVADNYGEVLVNFEDYETLNRMKPIFEEYLRNNYPDANIRFRKYNLSVKASHTVEAEFSGPDPAVLRQLSSQAMEIMHQSPYIDKSTIGVDWEPMGKSLVAQYKMDAARRNSTSRQDLALALLTATEGVPLGTIYEGERPIAVKLRMTDKDGSSIEKLDDIPVWNMIPNVNSVDKNTLAGLMIGIKSLEDIKNEIIRSVPLSSVTSGIDVEKEEQIVRRVDGKRTIQAQCEPKSEYNPAVARNDIREQIESIELPEGYSLRWMGEHELQHTAVYNIFRFFPVTIILIVLILVILFNDFKRPIIILLCIPMAMIGVISGLLLTGQPYTFVAIIGTIGLIGMLVKNAIVLLDEIERQLKEGNQPRNAIVNATILRTRPVIMASATTVLGMLPLLTDPMYGSLAVAVIGGLIVGTLITLVFVPILYAIFYRVKT